Proteins encoded in a region of the Streptomyces sp. NBC_00258 genome:
- a CDS encoding MurT ligase domain-containing protein, with the protein MAGNSDPLSPRAKLAVTAGKAVAAASRAAGRGSGSVIGGRVALKLDPDLLASLAQHLDVILVSATNGKTTTTRLIAEALRAAGPVVSNALGANMPAGITSALAGGSESRYAVIEVDEKYLSGVARDTDPKCIALLNLSRDQLDRAAETRMMAEHWREGLAGSKAVVVANADDPLVVWAASSSPNVVWVAAGQMWKDDAWSCPSCGGVMQRPGDDWFCGDCGFRRPTPSWALSGDHVLDPHGSAWPIHLQLPGRANKANAASSAAVAAVFGVPPQVALERMYQVQAVAGRYDVVQFMQRDLRLLLAKNPAGWLETFSLIDPPPTPVILSVNARGADGTDTSWLWDVDYTQLTGHPIFVLGDRKLDLAVRLEVAGQQFQVCENLDQAVQMAPPGRIEVVANYTAFQDLRRRVGN; encoded by the coding sequence ATGGCAGGCAACTCGGACCCGCTGTCGCCGCGGGCCAAGCTGGCCGTGACGGCGGGCAAGGCGGTCGCAGCGGCATCACGCGCCGCGGGCCGTGGCAGCGGATCGGTGATCGGCGGCCGGGTGGCGCTCAAACTCGACCCCGACCTGCTGGCCAGTCTGGCCCAGCACCTGGACGTCATCCTGGTGTCGGCCACCAACGGGAAGACCACCACGACGCGTCTGATCGCGGAGGCGCTGCGCGCGGCGGGCCCCGTCGTCTCGAACGCGCTGGGGGCGAACATGCCCGCCGGCATCACGTCCGCGCTGGCCGGCGGCTCGGAATCGCGGTACGCGGTCATCGAGGTGGACGAGAAGTACCTCTCCGGTGTGGCGCGGGACACGGATCCCAAGTGCATCGCCCTGCTCAACCTCTCCCGCGACCAGCTCGACCGCGCGGCCGAGACCCGCATGATGGCCGAGCACTGGCGTGAGGGCCTGGCGGGCTCGAAGGCCGTCGTCGTGGCCAACGCGGACGACCCGCTGGTCGTATGGGCCGCGTCCTCCTCGCCGAACGTGGTGTGGGTGGCCGCCGGTCAGATGTGGAAGGACGACGCCTGGTCCTGCCCGTCCTGTGGCGGTGTGATGCAGCGCCCCGGTGACGACTGGTTCTGCGGCGACTGCGGTTTCCGCCGTCCCACGCCGAGTTGGGCGCTCTCCGGCGACCACGTCCTCGACCCGCACGGTTCCGCCTGGCCGATCCACCTCCAGCTGCCGGGACGCGCCAACAAGGCGAACGCCGCGTCGTCGGCCGCCGTCGCCGCCGTCTTCGGCGTGCCTCCGCAGGTCGCCCTGGAACGCATGTACCAGGTGCAGGCGGTGGCAGGCCGCTACGACGTCGTCCAGTTCATGCAGCGCGACCTTCGCCTGCTGCTCGCCAAGAACCCGGCGGGCTGGCTGGAGACGTTCTCCCTGATCGACCCGCCGCCGACGCCGGTGATCCTTTCGGTGAACGCGCGCGGCGCCGACGGCACCGACACCTCCTGGCTGTGGGACGTCGACTACACGCAGCTGACCGGCCACCCGATCTTCGTGCTCGGCGACCGGAAGCTGGACCTGGCCGTCCGCCTCGAGGTTGCGGGCCAGCAGTTCCAGGTCTGCGAGAACCTCGACCAGGCCGTGCAGATGGCACCGCCCGGACGCATCGAGGTCGTCGCGAACTACACCGCCTTCCAGGACCTGCGGCGTCGTGTCGGCAACTGA
- the def gene encoding peptide deformylase: MRHGSIPGARGRVLPLSLLGDPVLHTRCEEVTEFGPQLARLVENMFSTMYAAQGVGLAANQVGESLRVFVYDCPDDEERRHVGHVVNPRLVEADGLVLRGPEGCLSLPGLEAGTERYDHAVVEGVTVDGEPVRIHGTGWFARCLQHECDHLDGGLYVDRVRGWRRRRVMWQAGRASWGR; this comes from the coding sequence ATGCGACACGGCTCGATCCCGGGCGCCCGAGGGCGCGTCCTTCCTCTGTCTTTGCTCGGCGACCCCGTGTTGCACACACGGTGTGAAGAAGTCACGGAGTTCGGGCCCCAACTGGCGCGGCTCGTCGAGAACATGTTCTCGACGATGTACGCGGCGCAGGGTGTCGGTCTTGCCGCGAATCAGGTCGGAGAATCGTTGCGGGTCTTCGTATACGACTGCCCTGATGACGAGGAGCGGCGGCATGTGGGGCATGTGGTGAACCCACGGCTCGTCGAGGCGGACGGGCTGGTGCTGCGGGGGCCCGAGGGGTGTCTGTCTCTGCCGGGGCTGGAGGCGGGGACCGAGCGGTACGACCACGCCGTGGTGGAGGGGGTCACCGTGGATGGTGAACCCGTGCGGATTCATGGCACCGGGTGGTTCGCCCGGTGCCTTCAGCACGAGTGCGATCACCTTGACGGTGGGCTGTATGTGGATCGGGTTCGTGGGTGGCGTCGCCGGAGGGTGATGTGGCAGGCGGGGCGGGCCTCTTGGGGGCGTTGA
- a CDS encoding TetR family transcriptional regulator, giving the protein MDTTQRTDQQRSADRRRRELLEAADRVVLRDGPSASMNAIAAEAGITKPILYRHFGDKSGLYAALAKRHTDALLGALRAALDAPAERRERVEATLDTYLAAIEARPQVYRFLMHPSEGGPQSDQGFDAGQHSAPLLRRMGEELAEVIEERVDLGPDSQQLARVWGHGIVGMMHAAGDWWLGERPCARAELVRALADLLWGRLAAAGDKLGGPAF; this is encoded by the coding sequence ATGGACACCACGCAGCGGACCGATCAGCAGAGGTCCGCCGACCGCCGACGGCGCGAGCTGCTGGAGGCCGCCGACCGGGTGGTGCTCCGCGACGGCCCCAGTGCGTCGATGAACGCCATCGCGGCGGAGGCGGGCATCACCAAGCCGATTCTGTACCGCCACTTCGGCGACAAGAGTGGACTGTACGCGGCTCTCGCCAAGCGGCACACGGACGCCCTCCTCGGAGCGCTGCGCGCGGCCCTGGACGCACCGGCCGAGCGCCGGGAACGCGTGGAGGCCACGCTCGACACGTACCTCGCGGCGATCGAGGCACGCCCGCAGGTGTACCGCTTCCTGATGCATCCGTCGGAGGGCGGCCCGCAGAGCGACCAGGGCTTCGACGCCGGGCAGCATTCCGCTCCCCTGCTGCGCCGCATGGGCGAGGAGCTCGCCGAGGTCATCGAGGAGCGCGTCGACCTCGGCCCGGACAGCCAGCAGCTCGCCCGCGTCTGGGGCCACGGCATCGTCGGCATGATGCACGCCGCAGGCGACTGGTGGCTCGGCGAACGCCCCTGCGCCCGCGCGGAGTTGGTCCGAGCCCTGGCCGACCTCCTGTGGGGCCGCCTGGCAGCGGCGGGCGACAAGCTGGGCGGCCCGGCGTTCTAG
- a CDS encoding acyl-CoA dehydrogenase family protein, protein MAEFTMELNDEQKEVRDWIHGFAADVIRPAAAEWDEREETPWPVIQEAAKVGIYSLDFYAQQYFDPTGLGIPMAMEELFWGDAGIALSIVGTGLAAVGVLANGTEEQIGTWIPQMYGDANDVKVAAFCSSEPDAGSDVASMRTRAVYDEAKDEWVLNGTKTWATNGGIANVHVVVAVIDSELGSKGHASFIIPPNTPGLSQGQKFKKHGIRASHTAEVVLEDVRVPGSCLLGGKEKLDERLARARERAKAGGGERLKNAAMATFEASRPAVGAMAVGTARAAYEVALDYAKTRSQFGRPIIDNQGVAFQLADMRTSIDAARLLVWRASWMAVNGKQFTSAEGSMSKLFASETAKKVTGQAIQILGGNGYTREYPVERMHRDAAIYTIFEGTSEIQRLVIARTLSGMPIR, encoded by the coding sequence ATGGCCGAGTTCACCATGGAGCTCAACGACGAACAGAAGGAGGTCCGGGACTGGATCCACGGGTTCGCCGCTGACGTCATCCGCCCCGCGGCCGCCGAGTGGGACGAGCGCGAGGAGACTCCCTGGCCGGTCATCCAGGAGGCCGCGAAGGTCGGCATCTACTCCCTGGACTTCTACGCCCAGCAGTACTTCGACCCCACCGGCCTCGGCATACCCATGGCGATGGAGGAGCTGTTCTGGGGCGACGCGGGCATAGCCCTGTCGATCGTCGGCACCGGCCTCGCCGCCGTGGGTGTCCTCGCCAACGGCACCGAGGAGCAGATCGGTACCTGGATCCCCCAGATGTACGGCGATGCCAACGATGTCAAGGTCGCCGCCTTCTGCTCCTCCGAGCCCGACGCCGGGTCCGATGTCGCCTCGATGCGTACGCGTGCCGTGTACGACGAGGCCAAGGACGAGTGGGTTCTCAACGGTACGAAGACCTGGGCGACCAACGGCGGTATCGCCAACGTCCATGTCGTGGTCGCGGTGATCGACTCCGAGCTGGGCTCCAAGGGCCACGCCTCGTTCATCATTCCGCCGAACACGCCCGGTCTGTCGCAGGGCCAGAAGTTCAAGAAGCACGGCATCCGCGCCTCGCACACCGCCGAGGTCGTCCTGGAGGACGTGCGCGTTCCCGGTTCCTGCCTGCTCGGCGGCAAGGAGAAGCTCGACGAGCGCCTCGCCCGCGCCCGTGAGCGGGCCAAGGCCGGCGGCGGCGAGCGGCTGAAGAACGCGGCGATGGCCACGTTCGAGGCGTCCCGCCCGGCCGTCGGTGCCATGGCGGTCGGCACCGCCCGGGCCGCTTACGAGGTCGCCCTCGACTACGCCAAGACGCGTTCGCAGTTCGGCCGCCCGATCATCGACAACCAGGGTGTGGCCTTCCAGCTGGCCGATATGCGTACGTCCATCGACGCGGCGCGGCTGCTCGTGTGGCGGGCGTCCTGGATGGCCGTGAACGGGAAGCAGTTCACCTCGGCCGAGGGCTCGATGTCGAAGCTGTTCGCCAGCGAGACGGCGAAGAAGGTCACCGGGCAGGCGATCCAGATCCTGGGCGGCAACGGCTACACCCGGGAGTACCCGGTCGAGCGGATGCACCGCGATGCGGCCATTTACACGATCTTCGAGGGCACGAGCGAGATCCAGCGGTTGGTGATTGCTCGGACTCTGTCGGGGATGCCGATTCGGTAG
- a CDS encoding cupin domain-containing protein, with product MPPPEGLLVPPGQGRTVRTPAQHVTFKVTGTHSRTASSFEVVVPPGFDVGAHVHSRSEELFYVLEGELDVLAFEPLVRTPDNWQRWQSGSGNQVVRATPGTVIVVPPGCPHAFANPTGNPAKMFFQASPPPDHERYFEELLKILDAGGPPDHEAIEELRSRYDIEQLTPLKHR from the coding sequence ATGCCGCCGCCCGAAGGCCTGCTGGTCCCCCCCGGTCAGGGTCGTACGGTCCGTACCCCGGCCCAGCACGTGACCTTCAAGGTGACCGGCACGCACTCCCGGACGGCTTCCAGCTTCGAGGTGGTCGTCCCGCCGGGCTTCGACGTCGGCGCGCACGTCCACTCGCGCAGCGAGGAGCTGTTCTACGTGCTCGAGGGCGAGCTGGACGTGCTCGCCTTCGAGCCCCTCGTCCGCACGCCCGACAACTGGCAGCGCTGGCAGTCGGGTTCGGGCAACCAGGTGGTACGGGCGACACCGGGCACGGTGATCGTCGTACCGCCCGGTTGCCCGCACGCGTTCGCCAATCCCACGGGAAATCCGGCCAAGATGTTCTTCCAGGCGTCCCCGCCACCGGATCACGAGCGGTACTTCGAGGAGCTGCTGAAGATCTTGGACGCGGGCGGGCCGCCGGACCACGAGGCAATCGAGGAGCTGCGTTCGAGGTACGACATCGAGCAGCTCACACCTTTGAAACACCGCTGA
- a CDS encoding cytochrome P450 yields the protein MSEETTAAPPVRHWPALDLTGVDFDPVLSELMREGPINRIQLPNGEGWAWLVTRYEDVRLVTNDPRFSRAEVIGREVTRLAPHFIPQASAMNFVDKPDHSRLRRAVNTAFTTRGIERLRANAQKTLEGMVDEMLRDGPPADLIDRVLAPFPITVICELMGVPATDRHTLHTWTQAILSSSQGAKVSEQAKRDMEAYFAKLIAERRGATGEDVTSLLGAAVGRGDITEEEAMALAGPIQIGGEAVTNNTGQMLYVLLTRPALFDRLRDEPELRPQALDELLRYIPHRNAVGLSRIATEDVVLRGVRISKGDPIYVSYLAANRDPEVFPDPDRIDFERGSNPHLAFGHGPHYCVGGMLARMEQELIVNTLLDRIPTLRLSVSEDEVPWRRGALIRGPEALPVTW from the coding sequence ATGAGCGAAGAGACGACGGCGGCACCCCCGGTACGGCACTGGCCGGCCCTGGACCTGACGGGGGTCGACTTCGACCCCGTCCTGTCCGAGCTGATGCGCGAGGGGCCCATCAACCGGATCCAGCTGCCCAACGGCGAGGGCTGGGCCTGGCTGGTCACGCGCTACGAGGACGTACGGCTGGTCACGAACGACCCCCGGTTCAGCCGCGCGGAGGTGATCGGCCGCGAAGTCACCCGGCTGGCACCGCACTTCATCCCGCAGGCGAGCGCGATGAACTTCGTCGACAAGCCCGACCACTCCCGGCTGCGCAGAGCGGTGAACACCGCGTTCACCACGCGCGGCATCGAGCGGCTGCGCGCCAACGCGCAGAAGACGCTCGAGGGGATGGTGGACGAGATGCTGCGGGACGGACCGCCCGCCGACCTCATCGACCGTGTCCTGGCCCCGTTCCCGATCACCGTCATCTGCGAGCTCATGGGCGTCCCGGCCACCGACCGGCACACGCTCCACACGTGGACGCAGGCGATCCTCTCCTCCTCCCAGGGGGCGAAGGTCAGCGAGCAGGCCAAGCGGGACATGGAGGCGTACTTCGCCAAGCTGATCGCCGAGCGGCGCGGCGCCACCGGTGAGGACGTGACCTCGCTGCTGGGCGCGGCGGTGGGCCGGGGCGACATCACCGAGGAGGAGGCGATGGCGCTCGCGGGCCCGATCCAGATCGGCGGCGAGGCCGTGACGAACAACACGGGCCAGATGCTCTACGTCCTCCTCACCCGGCCCGCCCTGTTCGACCGGCTGCGCGACGAACCGGAGCTGCGCCCGCAGGCCCTCGACGAACTGCTGCGGTACATCCCGCACCGCAACGCCGTCGGCCTGTCCCGCATCGCCACGGAGGACGTGGTACTCAGAGGCGTACGGATCAGCAAGGGCGACCCGATCTATGTCTCGTACCTGGCCGCCAACCGTGACCCGGAGGTCTTCCCGGACCCCGACCGGATCGACTTCGAGCGCGGCTCCAACCCGCACCTGGCGTTCGGGCACGGCCCGCACTACTGCGTGGGCGGCATGCTGGCGCGCATGGAACAGGAGCTGATCGTGAACACGCTCCTCGACCGGATCCCGACGCTGCGTCTGTCGGTCTCGGAGGACGAGGTGCCGTGGCGGCGCGGCGCGCTGATCCGCGGGCCCGAGGCCCTGCCCGTCACCTGGTGA
- a CDS encoding type III polyketide synthase, producing the protein MATLCRPAVSVPEYVITMEETLELARSRHPDHPQLPLALRLIENTGVRTRHIVRPIEETLKHPGFEERNKAYEAEAKARVPAVVQRALDEAGVLAADIDVIVYVSCTGFMMPSLTAWLINSMEFSSDTRQLPIAQLGCAAGGAAINRAHDFCTAYPEANALIVACEFCSLCYQPTDLGVGSLLCNGLFGDGIAAAVVRGRGGEGIRLERNGSYLIPKTEDWIMYDVRATGFHFLLDKRVPTTMEPLAPALQDLAGLHGWDASDLDFYIIHAGGPRILDDLSKFLQVAPEAFRFSRATLTEYGNIASAVVLDALRRLFDEGGSHHKARGLLAGFGPGITAEMALGRWHRSDEETA; encoded by the coding sequence ATGGCGACTTTGTGCAGACCCGCGGTGTCCGTTCCGGAATACGTGATCACGATGGAGGAGACGCTGGAGCTGGCGCGCTCCCGCCACCCCGATCACCCCCAGTTGCCGCTCGCGCTCCGGCTGATCGAGAACACCGGCGTACGCACCCGGCACATCGTGCGGCCCATCGAGGAGACCCTGAAGCACCCGGGCTTCGAGGAGCGCAACAAGGCCTACGAGGCCGAGGCGAAGGCCCGGGTGCCCGCGGTCGTACAGCGGGCGCTCGACGAGGCGGGGGTCCTGGCCGCCGACATAGACGTGATCGTCTACGTCTCGTGCACGGGCTTCATGATGCCCTCGCTGACGGCCTGGCTGATCAACTCGATGGAGTTCTCCAGCGACACGCGCCAGCTGCCGATAGCGCAGCTCGGTTGTGCCGCCGGGGGCGCGGCGATCAACCGGGCGCACGACTTCTGCACGGCCTATCCCGAGGCCAACGCCCTCATCGTGGCCTGCGAGTTCTGCTCGCTGTGCTACCAGCCGACCGACCTGGGTGTCGGCTCGCTGCTGTGCAACGGCCTCTTCGGGGACGGGATAGCCGCGGCCGTGGTCCGCGGACGCGGCGGCGAGGGCATCCGCCTGGAGCGCAACGGCTCGTACCTGATCCCCAAGACCGAGGACTGGATCATGTACGACGTCCGGGCCACGGGCTTCCACTTCCTGCTGGACAAGCGGGTGCCGACCACGATGGAGCCGCTCGCCCCCGCTCTGCAGGACCTGGCGGGCCTGCACGGCTGGGACGCCTCCGACCTGGACTTCTACATCATCCACGCCGGGGGTCCGCGGATCCTCGACGACCTCAGCAAGTTCCTCCAAGTGGCGCCGGAGGCCTTCCGGTTCAGCCGGGCGACGCTCACCGAGTACGGGAACATCGCCAGCGCCGTCGTCCTGGACGCGCTGCGCCGGCTGTTCGACGAGGGCGGCTCCCACCACAAGGCACGCGGACTGCTCGCCGGCTTCGGGCCGGGGATCACGGCCGAGATGGCGCTGGGCCGCTGGCACCGATCAGACGAAGAAACGGCATGA
- a CDS encoding transcriptional regulator, giving the protein MTRTARELLESTTGKLAPDPHANRLLPLIGRGAARRDTLAALALEQRLVIAADRRAFLHLAERSAAEGSAAGPECAAFFGMLAEGETLAQDRLGAYAAACGVDAAGEAAYEPLADCQAYPAYVAWLALNGSPAEVVLALSANFAAWGGYCATIAESLRRQYGFDDEPCGFFDFFAEPAPELEQRASAAVQAGLDAGGLDENEVHHYGRLLQTYETRFWHALWELDQRVH; this is encoded by the coding sequence ATGACGCGGACGGCCAGGGAACTGCTGGAGAGCACCACCGGAAAGCTCGCCCCGGACCCTCACGCCAACCGCCTCCTCCCGCTGATCGGCCGGGGCGCGGCTCGCCGCGACACACTCGCGGCCCTGGCCCTCGAACAGCGCCTTGTCATCGCCGCGGACCGCCGCGCGTTCCTCCACCTGGCCGAACGGTCGGCCGCGGAGGGGTCGGCCGCCGGGCCCGAGTGCGCGGCCTTCTTCGGCATGCTCGCCGAGGGCGAGACCCTGGCCCAGGACCGGCTCGGGGCGTACGCGGCGGCCTGCGGCGTGGACGCGGCAGGGGAGGCGGCGTACGAGCCCCTCGCCGACTGCCAGGCCTACCCCGCGTACGTCGCCTGGCTGGCACTCAACGGCTCACCCGCCGAGGTGGTCCTCGCCCTCAGCGCCAACTTCGCGGCCTGGGGCGGCTATTGCGCCACGATCGCCGAGTCCCTGCGCCGCCAGTACGGCTTCGACGACGAGCCCTGCGGCTTCTTCGACTTCTTCGCCGAGCCCGCACCCGAGCTGGAGCAGAGGGCCTCGGCGGCCGTGCAGGCAGGGCTCGACGCGGGAGGACTGGACGAGAACGAGGTCCACCACTACGGCCGACTGCTGCAGACCTACGAGACGAGGTTCTGGCACGCACTCTGGGAACTGGATCAAAGGGTTCACTGA
- a CDS encoding DUF6213 family protein, producing the protein MNREVTLPLIVDDRGTLQVSAADVSKLLRTMGGRWLHLVEAGQDGLDEDTVAALTIELAKLADRIDVACIAHSSGSASG; encoded by the coding sequence GTGAACCGCGAAGTGACCCTGCCTCTGATCGTCGACGACCGCGGTACCTTGCAGGTTTCCGCGGCCGACGTGAGCAAGCTCCTGCGAACGATGGGTGGTCGGTGGCTGCATCTGGTGGAGGCGGGGCAGGACGGGCTCGACGAGGACACCGTCGCCGCGCTCACCATCGAGCTTGCGAAGCTTGCCGACCGGATTGACGTGGCATGCATTGCGCACAGCAGTGGGAGTGCGTCCGGCTAG
- a CDS encoding NADP-dependent succinic semialdehyde dehydrogenase, with protein MPIATVNPANGETLKTYDALSAEEIENRLATAEAAFHTHRSTSFAERAQLLHRAADLLEGDAQDIARVMTTEMGKPVKQARAEATKCAKAMRWYADHAEELLADEEGDPSDAQDSGASRVLVRYRPLGPVLAVMPWNFPLWQVIRFAAPALMAGNVGLLKHASNVPQTALYLEDLFRRAGYPEGCFQTLLIGSGAVEDILRDPRVKAATLTGSEPAGRAVASVAGDEVKKTVLELGGSDPYVVMPSADIDRAAQVAVTARVQNNGQSCIAAKRFIVHTDVFDAFAERFTAGMKALTVGDPLDENTDVGPLSTEQGRGDLEELVDDAVESGASVLCGGERPDGSGWYYPPTVLADITPEMRIHLEEAFGPVATLYRAADLDEAVAIANDTPFGLSSNVWTRDEAEVDRFVRDLEAGGVYVNGMTASHPAFPFGGVKRSGYGRELSGHGIREFCNITTVWHGA; from the coding sequence ATGCCCATCGCAACGGTGAACCCGGCGAACGGCGAAACGCTCAAGACCTATGACGCCCTGAGCGCCGAGGAGATCGAAAACCGCCTCGCAACCGCAGAGGCGGCGTTCCACACCCACCGCTCAACCTCATTCGCCGAGCGGGCACAGCTACTGCACCGAGCCGCCGACCTCCTGGAAGGCGACGCGCAGGACATCGCCCGCGTGATGACGACGGAGATGGGCAAGCCGGTCAAGCAGGCCCGCGCGGAGGCCACCAAATGCGCGAAGGCGATGCGCTGGTACGCCGACCACGCCGAGGAACTCCTCGCCGACGAGGAGGGCGACCCGTCCGACGCACAGGACTCCGGCGCCTCCCGCGTCCTCGTGCGCTACCGCCCGCTCGGCCCCGTCCTGGCGGTCATGCCGTGGAACTTCCCGCTCTGGCAGGTGATCCGCTTCGCCGCGCCCGCGCTGATGGCGGGCAACGTCGGCCTGCTCAAGCACGCCTCGAACGTCCCGCAGACCGCCCTCTACCTGGAGGACCTGTTCCGCCGGGCGGGCTACCCGGAGGGCTGTTTCCAGACACTGCTCATCGGCTCGGGCGCGGTCGAGGACATCCTGCGCGACCCGCGGGTCAAGGCGGCCACCCTGACCGGCAGCGAACCGGCGGGCCGCGCGGTCGCGTCGGTCGCCGGGGACGAGGTCAAGAAGACGGTCCTGGAGCTCGGCGGCAGCGACCCGTACGTGGTGATGCCGTCGGCGGACATCGACCGGGCGGCGCAGGTCGCCGTGACGGCCCGGGTGCAGAACAACGGACAGTCGTGCATCGCCGCCAAGCGGTTCATCGTGCACACGGACGTCTTCGACGCCTTCGCCGAGCGCTTCACGGCGGGCATGAAGGCCCTGACGGTGGGCGACCCCCTGGACGAGAACACGGACGTCGGCCCGCTCTCCACCGAACAGGGCCGCGGCGACCTGGAGGAACTGGTCGACGACGCCGTCGAGAGCGGCGCGAGCGTCCTGTGCGGCGGCGAGCGCCCCGACGGGTCCGGCTGGTACTACCCGCCGACCGTTCTCGCCGACATCACCCCCGAGATGCGCATCCACCTGGAGGAGGCCTTCGGACCGGTGGCGACGCTCTACCGAGCCGCCGATCTCGACGAGGCCGTGGCGATCGCCAACGACACGCCGTTCGGGTTGAGTTCCAATGTCTGGACCCGCGACGAGGCCGAGGTCGACCGTTTCGTACGTGATCTGGAGGCGGGCGGCGTGTACGTCAACGGGATGACGGCGTCACACCCGGCGTTCCCGTTCGGCGGGGTGAAGCGGTCGGGTTACGGGCGTGAGCTGTCGGGACACGGAATCCGAGAGTTCTGCAACATCACCACCGTATGGCACGGAGCGTGA
- a CDS encoding NUDIX domain-containing protein: protein MTVTKRSAGLLLFRHTDQGIEVLLGHMGGPFFARRDAGAWTVPKGEYEPDEPAWDAARREFQEELGLPPPDGDPIPLGEVTQTNRKVVTVWAIEADLDVTAVVPGTFTMEWPRGSGQVQEFPELDRAEWLDLDRARTLLVKAQTTFLDRLAKQTS, encoded by the coding sequence GTGACCGTCACCAAACGCAGTGCCGGCCTGCTCCTGTTCCGCCACACCGACCAAGGCATCGAGGTACTCCTGGGCCACATGGGCGGCCCGTTCTTCGCCCGTCGCGACGCCGGCGCCTGGACCGTGCCAAAGGGCGAGTACGAGCCGGACGAACCGGCCTGGGACGCGGCACGCCGAGAGTTCCAGGAGGAACTGGGACTCCCGCCTCCCGACGGCGACCCCATCCCGCTCGGCGAGGTCACCCAGACCAACCGCAAGGTCGTCACGGTCTGGGCGATCGAGGCGGACCTGGACGTCACGGCGGTAGTCCCCGGCACGTTCACGATGGAGTGGCCACGGGGCTCCGGCCAGGTCCAGGAGTTCCCTGAACTGGACAGAGCGGAATGGCTGGACCTGGACCGGGCACGGACCCTGCTGGTCAAGGCCCAGACAACGTTCCTGGACCGCCTCGCAAAACAGACGAGCTGA